In Cicer arietinum cultivar CDC Frontier isolate Library 1 chromosome 1, Cicar.CDCFrontier_v2.0, whole genome shotgun sequence, one DNA window encodes the following:
- the LOC101489460 gene encoding zinc finger CCCH domain-containing protein 61: protein MTTICEQQQQHKFHSSYQPLSPKKPLREIDIPPRKLLTRRTADMFSDDTILQKFLPHNDSDSDSDDPYSSDHFRMYEFKVRRCTRSRSHDWTDCPFAHPGEKARRRDPRRFHYSGSVCSEYRRGSCNRGDTCEFAHGVFECWLHPARYRTEACKDGKNCKRKVCFFAHTPRQLRILPVTSSNSNDQFSCNKKNNKILNNHVGSKTNNCCLFCHCNGANNSPTSTLFGMSHFSPPASPPLSPMKPRNGVSSVSSLARYGSVNNSNNLRYRDMLVDLLGSFEGLNFNENSSSSCSSPVSKIQNNNMGWLDLPLNSEEQQYQQFIVSPSSSSSFDQQQQNFDIHQNLMTPSFNDIGDNNIIENKMMFLGNENNKMVVGGGEVNAPDLGWVNELLM, encoded by the coding sequence ATGACTACTATTTgtgaacaacaacaacaacacaagtTTCATTCTTCCTACCAACCCCTCTCTCCCAAAAAACCTCTCCGTGAAATTGATATCCCACCCAGAAAACTCCTCACCCGCCGTACCGCCGACATGTTTTCCGACGACACAATCCTTCAAAAATTCCTCCCTCACAATGACTCCGATTCCGATTCAGACGATCCCTACTCGTCCGACCATTTTCGGATGTATGAATTCAAAGTCCGGCGATGTACTCGTAGCCGGAGTCACGATTGGACAGACTGTCCATTCGCACACCCCGGCGAAAAAGCACGCCGCCGAGATCCTCGACGGTTTCATTACTCAGGGTCAGTTTGCTCTGAGTATCGCCGCGGTAGCTGTAACCGCGGCGATACATGTGAATTCGCACATGGCGTTTTTGAATGCTGGCTTCATCCAGCAAGATACAGAACTGAAGCTTGCAAAGATGGGAAAAATTGTAAGAGAAAAGTTTGTTTCTTTGCCCACACACCTCGCCAACTTCGAATCCTTCCAGTCACATCTTCAAATTCCAATGATCAATTTTCATGcaacaagaaaaacaacaagATTTTGAATAACCATGTTGGttcaaaaacaaacaattgTTGTTTGTTTTGTCATTGTAATGGTGCTAATAATTCTCCAACTTCAACACTTTTTGGTATGTCTCATTTCTCGCCGCCGGCGTCACCACCTCTGTCTCCGATGAAACCACGAAATGGGGTTTCTTCAGTTTCATCTCTCGCACGCTACGGTTCAGTGAATAATAGTAATAATCTTCGTTACAGAGACATGCTTGTTGATCTTTTGGGTTCCTTTGAAGGATTGAATTTCAATGAAAATTCTTCATCTTCTTGTTCTTCCCCTGTTTCAAAGATACAGAACAACAACATGGGTTGGCTTGATCTTCCTCTTAACTCTGAAGAACAACAATATCAACAATTTATTGTTtcaccttcttcttcttcttcttttgatcagcaacaacaaaattttgatattcATCAGAATTTGATGACACCAAGCTTCAATGATATTGGTGACAATAAcataattgaaaacaaaatgatGTTTTTGGGAAACGAGAATAATAAGATGGTTGTTGGTGGTGGTGAGGTTAATGCACCTGATCTTGGATGGGTTAATGAGTTGTTGATGTAA
- the LOC101490101 gene encoding putative E3 ubiquitin-protein ligase RING1b isoform X1 — protein sequence MPAQKRSFAESMDDEDTSQKQLQHSLHVKHQPNNDQHFIDQQQHLEQEDGEEDDDEQQENEDEEDEQGEEEGDEEEAEDDDDDDDEDEDEDEDEGKNHNDDNEKSQDSDETPSSDSEEKPEYVYVELQDIRKDVQCPICLGIIKKTRTVMECLHRFCRECIDKSMRLGNNECPACRTHCASRRSLRDDPNYDGLIATLYPNIEKYEEEELEFREEEKNRNKQIQASIAKVFQRQSEALVKRRKDTPSSFVTRSQRNQRNIQSRRPNQAVDIQGSEENEEGNGNNERDSSSGDERGTELRHRRRRRWTRVRPSQPSSSMASPDGGSVDSDVDISRDNRGISRQVSKPRKLTWGRGGFRSNTRHGSGGGSSSKSSRSGRNAKIVDHLKSLNENTDEFDVHVLLISADKETTPSLEQLHMCCQPTLPVNQLYEHVASQTPLLVEEVEILAVKGCCSTNSDESADENPIPVYDDLTSVVIDPQNDELEILQAHETLAAISSKCVFIRGHSVRIKILAYRRKV from the exons ATGCCAGCCCAGAAGCGTTCCTTTGCTGAGTCAATGGACGATGAAGATACTTCTCAGAAGCAACTTCAACATTCTCTCCATGTCAAACATCAACCCAACAACGACCAACACTTCATCGACCAACAACAACACCTCGAACAAGAAGACGGTGAAGAAGACGATGATGAACAGCAAGAGAACGAAGATGAGGAAGATGAACAAGGAGAAGAAGAGGGAGATGAAGAAGAggctgaagatgatgatgatgatgatgatgaagatgaagatgaagatgaagatgaagggaAGAACCACAACGATGACAATGAAAAATCACAGG ATTCCGATGAAACCCCTTCTTCTGACTCTGAAGAAAAGCCTGA ATATGTGTATGTGGAACTTCAGGATATTCGTAAAGATGTCCAATGTCCAATTTGCCTTG GTATCATTAAGAAAACAAGAACTGTTATGGAATGCTTGCACCGGTTTTGCAGGGAATGCATTGACAAATCAATGCGTCTGGG GAACAATGAATGCCCTGCTTGCCGCACACACTGTGCAAGCCGTCGCTCATTGAGAGATGATCCAAACTATGATGGCCTTATTGCTACTTTATATCCAAATATTGAGAAATATGAGGAAGAG GAGCTTGAATTTCGTGAAGAGGAGAAGAACCGAAATAAGCAG ATTCAAGCTTCAATAGCGAAAGTATTTCAACGGCAATCTGAAGCACTGGTTAAGAGGCGTAAGGACACACCAAGCTCATTTGTGACAAGATCACAGCGTAATCAAAGAAACATTCAGTCTAGGAGACCAAACCAAGCTGTTGATATTCAAGGATCTGAAGAAAATGAGGAGGGAAATGGAAATAATGAAAGAGACTCATCTTCTGGCGATGAGCGGGGTACTGAACTCCGACATAGAAGACGAAGGAGGTGGACAAGAGTTCGCCCCTCTCAGCCCTCATCATCAATGGCAAGTCCTGATGGTGGAAGTGTAGACAGTGACGTGGATATAAGTAGAGACAATCGAGGAATTTCAAGGCAGGTGTCAAAACCTAGAAAGCTGACTTGGGGAAGGGGTGGTTTTAGGAGTAACACAAGACATGGCAGTGGTGGTGGTAGCAGCAGCAAAAGCTCCCGCAGCGGTCGAAATGCTAAGATTGTTGATCATCTCAAAAGCTTGAATGAAAACACTGATGAG TTTGATGTTCATGTATTGCTTATTTCTGCGGACAAAGAAACTACACCAAGTTTGGAGCAACTTCACATGTGTTGTCAGCCAACTTTGCCTGTCAACCAACTTTATGAA CATGTTGCTAGTCAGACACCGTTGCTGGTTGAAGAAGTTGAGATACTGGCAGTTAAAGGATGCTGCAGTACAAATTCTGACGAGTCCGCTGATGAGAATCCAATCCCGGTTTATGATGACCTCACGTCGGTGGTTATAGATCCGCAAAATGATGAACTAGAAATTTTGCAAGCTCATGAAACTTTGGCAGCGATTAGTTCCAAATGCGTGTTTATAAGGGGACATTCGGTGAGGATTAAG ATTCTGGCCTATAGAAGAAAGGTCTAA
- the LOC101489780 gene encoding non-specific lipid-transfer protein 3, protein MAHLVSFVTLFLIIMCPISSSISCDHVYWDFVTCLRYLAGYESDPTTRCCKTVKELNRDAKLHAATICQCIENLANGIDINFDITRIEDLPNKCHESKSFPISNSMNCSKAH, encoded by the exons atGGCTCACCTTGTATCTTTTGTTACTCTTTTTCTCATAATAATGTGtccaatttcttcatcaatatCTTGTGATCATGTGTACTGGGATTTTGTAACGTGTCTAAGGTACCTTGCAGGTTATGAATCTGACCCCACAACTAGGTGTTGCAAAACTGTAAAAGAACTCAATAGGGATGCAAAGCTACATGCTGCAACTATTTGTCAATGTATTGAGAATTTGGCAAATGGTATAGATATCAATTTTGATATCACTCGTATTGAAGATCTTCCAAACAAGTGTCATGAATCAAAATCCTTCCCAATTTCCAATAGCATGAATTGCTCCAA GGCTCACTGA
- the LOC101490101 gene encoding putative E3 ubiquitin-protein ligase RING1b isoform X2, translating to MPAQKRSFAESMDDEDTSQKQLQHSLHVKHQPNNDQHFIDQQQHLEQEDGEEDDDEQQENEDEEDEQGEEEGDEEEAEDDDDDDDEDEDEDEDEGKNHNDDNEKSQDSDETPSSDSEEKPEYVYVELQDIRKDVQCPICLGIIKKTRTVMECLHRFCRECIDKSMRLGNNECPACRTHCASRRSLRDDPNYDGLIATLYPNIEKYEEEELEFREEEKNRNKQIQASIAKVFQRQSEALVKRRKDTPSSFVTRSQRNQRNIQSRRPNQAVDIQGSEENEEGNGNNERDSSSGDERGTELRHRRRRRWTRVRPSQPSSSMASPDGGSVDSDVDISRDNRGISRQVSKPRKLTWGRGGFRSNTRHGSGGGSSSKSSRSGRNAKIVDHLKSLNENTDEFDVHVLLISADKETTPSLEQLHMCCQPTLPVNQLYEHVASQTPLLVEEVEILAVKGCCSTNSDESADENPIPVYDDLTSVVIDPQNDELEILQAHETLAAISSKCVFIRGHSILAYRRKV from the exons ATGCCAGCCCAGAAGCGTTCCTTTGCTGAGTCAATGGACGATGAAGATACTTCTCAGAAGCAACTTCAACATTCTCTCCATGTCAAACATCAACCCAACAACGACCAACACTTCATCGACCAACAACAACACCTCGAACAAGAAGACGGTGAAGAAGACGATGATGAACAGCAAGAGAACGAAGATGAGGAAGATGAACAAGGAGAAGAAGAGGGAGATGAAGAAGAggctgaagatgatgatgatgatgatgatgaagatgaagatgaagatgaagatgaagggaAGAACCACAACGATGACAATGAAAAATCACAGG ATTCCGATGAAACCCCTTCTTCTGACTCTGAAGAAAAGCCTGA ATATGTGTATGTGGAACTTCAGGATATTCGTAAAGATGTCCAATGTCCAATTTGCCTTG GTATCATTAAGAAAACAAGAACTGTTATGGAATGCTTGCACCGGTTTTGCAGGGAATGCATTGACAAATCAATGCGTCTGGG GAACAATGAATGCCCTGCTTGCCGCACACACTGTGCAAGCCGTCGCTCATTGAGAGATGATCCAAACTATGATGGCCTTATTGCTACTTTATATCCAAATATTGAGAAATATGAGGAAGAG GAGCTTGAATTTCGTGAAGAGGAGAAGAACCGAAATAAGCAG ATTCAAGCTTCAATAGCGAAAGTATTTCAACGGCAATCTGAAGCACTGGTTAAGAGGCGTAAGGACACACCAAGCTCATTTGTGACAAGATCACAGCGTAATCAAAGAAACATTCAGTCTAGGAGACCAAACCAAGCTGTTGATATTCAAGGATCTGAAGAAAATGAGGAGGGAAATGGAAATAATGAAAGAGACTCATCTTCTGGCGATGAGCGGGGTACTGAACTCCGACATAGAAGACGAAGGAGGTGGACAAGAGTTCGCCCCTCTCAGCCCTCATCATCAATGGCAAGTCCTGATGGTGGAAGTGTAGACAGTGACGTGGATATAAGTAGAGACAATCGAGGAATTTCAAGGCAGGTGTCAAAACCTAGAAAGCTGACTTGGGGAAGGGGTGGTTTTAGGAGTAACACAAGACATGGCAGTGGTGGTGGTAGCAGCAGCAAAAGCTCCCGCAGCGGTCGAAATGCTAAGATTGTTGATCATCTCAAAAGCTTGAATGAAAACACTGATGAG TTTGATGTTCATGTATTGCTTATTTCTGCGGACAAAGAAACTACACCAAGTTTGGAGCAACTTCACATGTGTTGTCAGCCAACTTTGCCTGTCAACCAACTTTATGAA CATGTTGCTAGTCAGACACCGTTGCTGGTTGAAGAAGTTGAGATACTGGCAGTTAAAGGATGCTGCAGTACAAATTCTGACGAGTCCGCTGATGAGAATCCAATCCCGGTTTATGATGACCTCACGTCGGTGGTTATAGATCCGCAAAATGATGAACTAGAAATTTTGCAAGCTCATGAAACTTTGGCAGCGATTAGTTCCAAATGCGTGTTTATAAGGGGACATTCG ATTCTGGCCTATAGAAGAAAGGTCTAA